A DNA window from Citrobacter tructae contains the following coding sequences:
- a CDS encoding Kdo(2)-lipid IV(A) acyltransferase, whose protein sequence is MTNLPKFSVALLHPRYWLTWLGIGILWLIVQLPYPFLYKLGCALGRLALRLMKRRAKIVSRNLELCFPHMSEQERQQMVVKNFESVGMGVVETGMAWFWSDRRITRWTEVIGMEHIRDVQAQQRGILLVGLHFLTLELGARQFGLQEPGIGVYRPNDNPLLDWLQTWGRMRSNKSMLDRKDLKGMIKALKKGEVVWYAPDHDYGPRASVFVPLFAVEQAATTSGTWMLSRMSNACLVPFVPRRKPDGKGYQLIMLPPECSPPLDDAETTAAWMNKIIEQCIMMAPEQYMWLHRRFKTRPQGAPSLY, encoded by the coding sequence ATGACGAATTTACCCAAGTTCTCGGTTGCGCTACTGCATCCACGTTATTGGTTAACCTGGCTAGGTATTGGCATTCTTTGGTTGATCGTGCAGTTACCCTATCCGTTCCTCTATAAGTTGGGCTGTGCATTAGGTCGCCTGGCGTTACGTTTGATGAAACGCCGGGCAAAGATTGTTTCGCGTAATCTGGAACTGTGCTTCCCGCACATGAGCGAGCAAGAACGCCAGCAAATGGTGGTAAAAAACTTTGAGTCCGTCGGTATGGGCGTCGTGGAAACCGGCATGGCATGGTTCTGGTCCGACCGTCGCATTACGCGCTGGACCGAAGTCATCGGCATGGAGCATATCCGTGACGTTCAGGCGCAGCAGCGCGGGATCCTGTTAGTTGGTCTGCATTTTCTGACGCTTGAGTTAGGCGCACGCCAGTTTGGTTTACAGGAACCCGGTATTGGTGTGTATCGCCCCAACGACAACCCGCTGCTCGACTGGCTGCAAACCTGGGGGCGTATGCGCTCCAATAAATCAATGCTCGATCGCAAAGACCTGAAAGGGATGATCAAAGCGCTGAAGAAAGGTGAAGTGGTCTGGTATGCGCCGGATCACGACTACGGCCCTCGCGCCAGCGTCTTTGTGCCGCTGTTTGCCGTGGAACAAGCCGCGACGACGTCAGGAACGTGGATGCTGTCACGGATGTCCAATGCATGTCTGGTGCCATTTGTTCCCCGTCGTAAACCCGATGGCAAAGGGTATCAGCTAATTATGCTGCCGCCGGAATGTTCGCCACCGCTCGACGACGCTGAGACCACCGCCGCATGGATGAACAAAATTATTGAGCAATGCATCATGATGGCACCGGAGCAATATATGTGGCTACACCGCCGCTTC